The following proteins come from a genomic window of Paenibacillus swuensis:
- a CDS encoding endo-1,4-beta-xylanase — translation MIFKNGRKSWLFIVRATLILGLALSGFPVYPTTTLSAASEELIKNGEFDQGDTDWFTWHDSGTTVSTRVSNDAGLSGANSYEVMITDGGDAEWKVQTSQAMPAEAGVTYTLSFRAKASAPRVIKAVVQQSADPYTGYMEQTFQLSTDVQSFTHTYVLGVNDPTSNLVFYMGGDDNSVWLDQVSIQPSSATALLDTGFEDGETGGWTALGDWEGVTVSSVTYQAYSGSRSLEVAGRKANWQGAQYTLLGKTEAGQTYEAEAWVKLADEVTEAQNLKFTLKRALGGSDTYETLNSRQIQPQTWTLLKGSFSIPAGVTYTDFSLKVDSESSPGLFTYYMDDVRIAKKTSLIEEDVPSLKDILAPYFPIGAAVEPSALTAEGDRALLEKHFASMTPENAMKAYVIHTEEDTYEWEGADAIVDYAQSHGMKVRGHALVYGLSTPEWFFKDGARSLNPADPADVQKVDDRMKNHIEDLVKRYEGMNHSIYAWDVVNEALDEKQEDGIRRNLFYDFLGAAYIEKAFKYAYDADLADGTKDIKLFYNDFMETDPARKAVILRMIKDFKQRGIPIDGFGMQAHIGMDTPTADLISKAIDEYAGAGVEVQLTELDLDLYDRYQSAQYTLPREADVAQGYRMKALFEVLKKKAEEGELTGVTLWGVQDGKSWLNMPEYGHGYVNAGHPLLFDRQYHAKYAFWGVANSSMLPVLTQEITAAKGTPVADGIKEAEWKYLRPIPVGGSGTTFQVLWDENHVYVYADVKDESADFTDGVQIFLDPDHSKSAALDSNDRIIKVLRNGNVEGEAEAVVRNKENGYDIELKIPMQQDKPDLKGVTGFDIRITDGDTMVSWNDPLHSQHTGTSNYGAIRYEQIPVTQAVQVHTPPIIDGETDEVWSRAAQIETSLQSRITSGYTDPATGSFKALWDQDYLYVLSEVKDKGLNDGSANAYEQDSIEVFLDENNGKTADYEETGDAQYRVNYNNQYTYNGRNPDHEVVSSVKRTADGYIVEMRIKFQSLQGKVDDMVGYDVQVNDADETAVRQSIRTWSGDNDTGYRSTADYGVLLLKAAPQEPVTPEEPVTPEVPPLPELPVPGNPVPGSPLPQPSPVENLTTITPKRLVDVTITKQQDGVEKTVAIVDRDQFLNELEKETEVLRLQAIEERGTPLLEWVLPSDVFAQATRLGKMLSFEFQGATIRIAPGTVTENIPANQPVILTFLRSQADLKPVQVEGQPQQILAVSDMLNFTLTAGNIPIDRLAKPVNIRLKYEPSVVSHLERLGVYRYNDPVQKWEYAGGTRTEAGYVNFNTMHFSNFTVLEYTKTFSDLVGSYAREAVETLAAKHLVKGVSAEQYNPGAKVTRAEYIALMVRAAEIKSSGVKPLPFVDIPGSAWYKDDIAAAAEAGWTSGKGNQRFNPEAFVTNEEMAVIAHKAYAYMTNDSMTAEQINIISFTDVESVSSWALESVTFALRAGLIRGKPGNLLTPKEHITRAQSAVIVKAVLQAANKL, via the coding sequence ATGATATTTAAAAATGGAAGGAAATCATGGTTATTTATAGTTAGAGCAACTTTAATCTTGGGATTGGCACTGAGCGGGTTTCCTGTTTATCCGACAACAACACTTTCAGCGGCTTCGGAAGAACTGATCAAGAACGGTGAATTCGATCAAGGGGATACAGACTGGTTTACTTGGCATGATTCGGGAACAACCGTTTCGACTCGTGTAAGTAATGATGCGGGTTTAAGCGGGGCGAATAGCTATGAAGTAATGATTACGGACGGAGGGGACGCCGAATGGAAAGTTCAAACGTCCCAAGCGATGCCTGCAGAAGCAGGTGTAACATACACGTTGAGCTTTCGGGCGAAAGCTTCAGCGCCTAGAGTGATCAAGGCTGTGGTTCAGCAATCGGCGGATCCATACACCGGATATATGGAACAAACCTTTCAGCTGTCGACGGATGTCCAGTCGTTTACGCATACCTATGTGCTGGGTGTAAATGATCCGACCTCCAATTTAGTGTTCTATATGGGTGGAGATGACAACAGTGTCTGGCTGGACCAGGTGTCTATTCAGCCATCCTCCGCAACGGCTTTACTTGACACGGGCTTTGAGGATGGTGAGACTGGCGGCTGGACGGCTCTTGGCGATTGGGAAGGGGTGACGGTTTCATCCGTCACTTACCAAGCTTATTCGGGGAGCCGGAGCTTGGAAGTGGCGGGACGCAAAGCCAACTGGCAAGGCGCGCAATATACGCTGTTGGGCAAGACTGAAGCCGGTCAAACGTACGAAGCGGAAGCTTGGGTGAAATTAGCCGATGAAGTGACGGAAGCCCAGAACTTAAAGTTCACATTAAAGCGCGCTTTGGGCGGTAGCGATACCTACGAAACACTGAACTCCCGGCAGATCCAGCCTCAGACATGGACTTTACTGAAAGGGAGTTTTTCTATACCCGCAGGTGTAACTTACACGGACTTTAGTCTTAAAGTGGACTCAGAATCTTCACCGGGACTGTTTACGTATTATATGGATGATGTAAGGATTGCGAAGAAAACATCCTTGATCGAGGAAGACGTTCCTTCGCTTAAGGATATTCTGGCACCTTACTTTCCCATCGGCGCTGCTGTCGAACCTTCTGCGTTGACGGCGGAAGGGGATCGGGCGCTGCTTGAGAAGCATTTTGCCAGTATGACCCCGGAGAATGCCATGAAAGCTTATGTGATCCATACCGAAGAAGATACTTATGAATGGGAAGGCGCGGATGCCATTGTGGATTATGCCCAATCCCACGGGATGAAAGTACGAGGTCACGCGCTGGTTTATGGACTCTCCACACCAGAATGGTTTTTCAAAGACGGAGCGAGAAGTTTAAATCCTGCGGATCCTGCTGATGTTCAAAAGGTAGACGACCGTATGAAGAATCATATTGAGGATCTGGTTAAGAGATATGAGGGAATGAATCACAGCATTTATGCTTGGGATGTCGTAAATGAAGCATTGGACGAAAAGCAGGAAGACGGTATTCGCCGCAATTTGTTCTACGATTTTCTAGGTGCCGCTTATATTGAGAAGGCCTTTAAATACGCTTATGATGCGGATCTGGCTGACGGCACGAAAGACATCAAGCTCTTCTATAATGACTTTATGGAAACCGATCCGGCCAGAAAAGCCGTTATTCTTCGAATGATTAAGGATTTTAAGCAACGTGGAATTCCAATCGACGGGTTTGGGATGCAAGCGCATATAGGTATGGACACACCAACAGCGGACTTGATTTCAAAAGCGATTGATGAGTATGCCGGCGCGGGCGTTGAAGTCCAGCTTACCGAACTGGACCTGGATTTGTATGACCGGTATCAGAGCGCACAGTATACGCTCCCGCGGGAAGCCGATGTTGCGCAAGGTTACCGCATGAAGGCATTGTTCGAGGTGTTAAAAAAGAAAGCCGAGGAGGGGGAACTGACCGGTGTAACCCTATGGGGCGTGCAGGACGGAAAGTCATGGTTGAATATGCCGGAGTACGGGCACGGTTATGTTAATGCCGGCCATCCCCTGTTGTTTGACCGTCAATATCATGCGAAGTATGCCTTCTGGGGCGTGGCAAATTCATCGATGTTGCCGGTCCTGACGCAAGAGATTACTGCGGCCAAGGGGACGCCGGTCGCAGACGGTATAAAGGAAGCGGAATGGAAGTATCTTCGTCCGATTCCGGTTGGGGGATCAGGGACAACGTTTCAAGTCCTTTGGGATGAGAATCATGTTTACGTATATGCAGATGTAAAGGATGAGTCGGCGGATTTCACGGATGGCGTGCAAATCTTCCTGGACCCGGATCATTCCAAGAGTGCGGCTTTGGATTCAAACGACCGAATAATTAAGGTGCTTCGAAACGGTAATGTGGAAGGAGAAGCTGAAGCTGTTGTACGGAATAAGGAGAACGGTTACGATATCGAATTGAAAATCCCTATGCAGCAGGATAAGCCTGATTTGAAAGGCGTAACCGGATTCGATATCCGAATCACGGACGGAGACACCATGGTAAGCTGGAATGACCCTTTGCATTCGCAACATACGGGGACATCCAATTACGGAGCGATAAGGTATGAACAGATCCCTGTGACGCAAGCTGTTCAAGTTCATACACCTCCCATAATCGACGGAGAGACCGATGAGGTGTGGAGCCGTGCCGCACAGATTGAAACTTCCTTGCAATCCAGAATAACTTCGGGCTATACCGACCCCGCCACAGGCTCGTTTAAAGCTCTGTGGGATCAAGATTATCTGTACGTATTGAGCGAAGTGAAAGACAAGGGACTGAATGACGGGTCTGCCAATGCCTATGAACAAGACAGTATTGAAGTGTTCCTGGATGAAAATAACGGAAAGACAGCGGACTATGAGGAAACAGGAGATGCGCAATACCGTGTCAATTACAATAATCAGTATACGTATAACGGCAGGAATCCCGACCATGAAGTTGTCTCTTCCGTAAAGAGGACGGCTGACGGCTATATTGTGGAAATGCGAATCAAATTTCAGTCACTTCAGGGTAAAGTCGATGATATGGTAGGCTATGATGTGCAGGTAAACGATGCCGATGAAACGGCTGTGCGGCAAAGTATCCGCACATGGTCCGGTGACAACGACACAGGTTATCGAAGCACAGCGGATTATGGCGTACTCCTGCTGAAAGCGGCACCTCAGGAACCCGTGACACCGGAAGAACCTGTGACACCGGAGGTTCCTCCGTTGCCAGAATTGCCGGTACCGGGCAATCCGGTTCCGGGATCGCCGTTACCGCAACCTTCACCTGTGGAAAATTTAACTACAATTACGCCTAAACGTTTAGTAGACGTAACGATAACCAAACAGCAGGACGGGGTGGAGAAGACCGTTGCCATCGTAGACCGAGATCAATTCCTGAACGAACTCGAGAAAGAAACGGAGGTCTTAAGGCTGCAAGCGATTGAGGAGCGGGGGACACCATTGTTGGAGTGGGTTCTACCAAGTGATGTGTTTGCACAGGCGACTCGGCTCGGAAAGATGTTGTCCTTTGAATTTCAGGGCGCAACGATACGAATCGCACCAGGAACCGTCACGGAGAACATCCCGGCCAATCAACCTGTCATACTTACATTTCTCCGCTCACAAGCAGATCTTAAGCCTGTTCAAGTTGAAGGACAGCCGCAACAGATCTTAGCTGTTTCGGATATGTTGAATTTTACGCTTACTGCAGGTAACATCCCGATAGACCGTTTGGCCAAACCGGTTAACATCCGTTTGAAATACGAGCCATCAGTCGTTTCACATTTGGAAAGATTGGGTGTGTACCGCTACAATGACCCTGTGCAGAAGTGGGAGTATGCAGGCGGCACAAGAACCGAAGCTGGGTATGTGAATTTCAATACGATGCATTTCTCCAATTTTACAGTATTGGAATATACCAAGACCTTTTCAGACCTGGTCGGTTCCTATGCCCGGGAAGCTGTTGAAACTTTGGCGGCTAAGCATCTGGTTAAGGGCGTCTCAGCGGAACAGTATAATCCAGGGGCGAAGGTGACGAGAGCGGAATACATCGCGTTAATGGTGAGGGCGGCGGAAATCAAGTCAAGCGGCGTCAAACCGCTGCCTTTTGTGGATATACCGGGTTCCGCCTGGTACAAGGATGATATAGCAGCAGCCGCCGAAGCGGGTTGGACCTCTGGCAAGGGAAATCAGCGGTTTAACCCGGAAGCGTTCGTTACAAACGAAGAAATGGCGGTTATCGCTCACAAAGCTTACGCATACATGACCAATGATTCTATGACTGCGGAGCAAATAAATATTATCTCCTTCACTGATGTGGAATCCGTTAGTTCGTGGGCATTGGAAAGTGTTACATTCGCACTACGAGCGGGCTTGATTCGAGGGAAGCCGGGCAATCTGCTCACGCCGAAGGAACATATCACGAGGGCGCAATCCGCCGTAATCGTGAAGGCGGTGCTCCAAGCTGCAAACAAGCTTTAA
- a CDS encoding Gfo/Idh/MocA family protein translates to MSRVVKLGMIGLGEVAQIIHLPILQGMADRYEITAICDVSAGLLSAIGDRYNVSRRYLNPSELIADEQVEAVFVLNSDEYHTECIVEAARQGKHVFVEKPMSLTIADAQKVIEAKNENGVKVMVGYMRRYAPAFQMAMEEVHRMGRINFVRVRDIIGPNAYFIGQTTPVYRFNDIPEEMGKEKSERGNQLLQEAIGDLAADYGSTYRLLCGLSSHDLSAMRDLIGMPNRVLAASRWNQGMFLSAVLEYDGFHVHFETGLDNQGRFDAGIEVFGDTKTVRVEYDTPYIRHLPVKLILQETEGDMYKETVLRPTYTDPYTVELNHFWEALVRGAEIRTTPEDSLDDLKLFHMLIEAMNHSHLEKTQPVAR, encoded by the coding sequence ATGTCGCGCGTTGTTAAATTAGGCATGATCGGTCTAGGAGAGGTCGCCCAAATTATTCACTTACCCATTCTGCAAGGCATGGCAGACCGGTATGAAATTACCGCGATCTGCGATGTTTCGGCTGGATTATTATCGGCAATCGGTGATCGCTATAACGTTAGCCGACGTTATTTAAATCCTTCGGAATTAATTGCCGATGAACAAGTTGAGGCAGTATTTGTCTTGAACAGCGATGAATACCATACGGAATGTATTGTTGAGGCTGCACGGCAGGGGAAACATGTATTTGTCGAGAAACCCATGAGTTTAACCATTGCGGACGCGCAGAAAGTGATTGAGGCGAAGAATGAGAATGGTGTAAAAGTGATGGTAGGATATATGCGCCGTTACGCACCTGCATTCCAGATGGCGATGGAAGAGGTTCACCGCATGGGCCGAATCAACTTTGTCAGGGTTCGCGACATCATCGGGCCTAACGCTTATTTCATCGGGCAAACGACACCTGTCTACCGGTTTAACGACATTCCGGAGGAAATGGGCAAGGAAAAGTCGGAACGCGGGAACCAACTGCTACAGGAAGCGATCGGAGACCTTGCCGCAGATTACGGCTCTACCTATCGTCTTCTTTGCGGACTCAGCAGCCATGATCTGTCAGCCATGCGTGATTTGATCGGGATGCCGAACAGGGTGTTGGCCGCTTCCAGATGGAATCAGGGGATGTTTCTGTCGGCTGTATTGGAATATGATGGATTTCATGTGCATTTTGAGACGGGTTTAGACAACCAAGGAAGATTTGATGCGGGGATTGAAGTTTTTGGAGACACCAAGACCGTTCGTGTGGAGTACGATACTCCTTATATTCGTCATTTGCCTGTAAAGTTGATTTTGCAGGAAACAGAAGGTGACATGTATAAAGAAACGGTATTGCGGCCGACATACACGGATCCGTATACAGTAGAATTAAATCACTTTTGGGAAGCGCTGGTACGGGGAGCAGAAATCAGAACAACGCCGGAAGATTCTCTGGATGATCTGAAGCTGTTCCACATGTTAATTGAAGCTATGAACCACAGCCATCTGGAGAAAACACAGCCGGTGGCGCGTTAA